One genomic region from Macellibacteroides fermentans encodes:
- the sppA gene encoding signal peptide peptidase SppA — MKQFFKMMFASALGAILAAGLLITLSIFLLIGISASMSQPTAFSPSSNSVLKIALNGALSDQKTDNPYAMLLGEEDTELSLTDILKAIKEAKNSDNIKGIYIEAGNFSAGSSSIDAIRRAITDFKESGKFVVAYGDQYTQGSYYLASVADKVYINPQGALLLTGMSSQTMFYKGLLNKLGVEMLIFKVGTYKGAVEPFMLDKLSDANREQISSYMNGIWDNITADIAKSRKITVEDVNHYADQGFAIALPEKALECGLVDELKYKPEAEEYVKDLAGQTDKKLKTVGVDKVRNIKSKEGKSKNKIAVLYAEGEITEAVTSPYSMDKSITEKVAKELIKLKEDESIKAVVLRVNSPGGSAFTSEQIWKQVLELKKVKPIVVSMGDVAASGGYYISCAANKIVAEPNTLTGSIGIFGMFPNMTGLFNKVALTTDVVKTNTYADLGDVSRPMREDEKALIQGRIESGYDTFITRCADGRGMTKAAIDSIGQGRVWTGEQAIEKGLVDELGGIEKAIAVAAKLADLKDYNLVEVSGSKDFLKDLFEKQLDEVKLNVVKQLMGEDFEYFKTLNLIKSAPAIQTRLPYDVQPL, encoded by the coding sequence ATGAAACAATTTTTCAAAATGATGTTTGCTTCGGCTTTAGGTGCCATCCTTGCTGCCGGATTGCTTATTACACTTTCAATTTTCCTATTGATTGGCATTTCTGCCAGTATGAGTCAGCCTACCGCCTTCTCTCCGTCTTCTAATTCGGTGCTCAAGATTGCGCTGAACGGAGCATTGAGTGATCAAAAAACGGACAATCCGTATGCAATGCTTTTGGGCGAAGAGGATACCGAATTATCTCTTACAGATATCTTGAAAGCTATTAAAGAGGCTAAAAACTCCGATAATATTAAGGGTATATATATTGAAGCCGGAAACTTTTCGGCAGGTTCTTCCAGTATTGATGCAATACGTCGTGCAATAACCGATTTTAAGGAAAGCGGTAAATTTGTTGTTGCCTACGGAGATCAATATACCCAGGGAAGCTATTACCTTGCCAGTGTTGCCGATAAAGTATACATCAACCCGCAGGGAGCGCTGTTACTCACAGGTATGTCTTCACAAACGATGTTCTATAAGGGTTTGCTAAATAAACTTGGTGTGGAAATGCTTATTTTTAAAGTAGGAACCTATAAAGGGGCTGTAGAACCTTTTATGCTTGACAAACTGAGCGATGCCAACCGTGAGCAGATAAGTTCTTACATGAATGGCATCTGGGACAATATAACAGCCGACATTGCCAAATCAAGAAAAATAACCGTCGAAGATGTAAATCATTACGCTGATCAGGGATTTGCGATTGCATTACCCGAAAAGGCTTTGGAATGCGGACTTGTTGACGAACTTAAATACAAACCTGAAGCGGAAGAGTATGTTAAGGACCTTGCCGGACAAACCGACAAGAAACTAAAGACTGTTGGCGTGGACAAGGTACGGAACATTAAATCCAAAGAAGGTAAAAGCAAAAATAAAATTGCCGTTCTATATGCCGAAGGAGAGATTACCGAAGCGGTTACTTCTCCTTACAGTATGGATAAATCTATCACTGAAAAGGTAGCCAAAGAGCTTATCAAACTAAAAGAGGATGAATCAATAAAGGCTGTCGTACTCAGGGTTAACTCACCCGGTGGAAGTGCCTTTACCTCCGAACAGATATGGAAACAGGTCCTTGAATTGAAAAAGGTAAAACCGATTGTTGTTTCCATGGGAGATGTTGCCGCTTCGGGCGGATATTACATTTCATGTGCAGCCAATAAGATTGTTGCAGAGCCTAATACGCTAACAGGATCCATCGGTATATTCGGGATGTTTCCGAATATGACCGGACTCTTTAACAAAGTAGCGCTTACCACCGATGTGGTAAAGACAAACACCTATGCAGACCTTGGTGATGTAAGCCGTCCCATGCGTGAAGACGAAAAAGCGCTGATCCAGGGCCGTATTGAATCTGGATACGATACCTTCATCACACGCTGCGCCGACGGAAGGGGTATGACTAAAGCTGCGATCGATTCAATTGGTCAGGGTCGCGTATGGACTGGCGAACAAGCTATTGAAAAGGGTCTTGTGGATGAATTGGGAGGCATCGAAAAAGCAATTGCCGTTGCAGCCAAGCTGGCCGACCTGAAAGACTACAATCTGGTAGAAGTTTCCGGAAGCAAGGACTTCCTGAAAGATCTATTCGAAAAACAACTTGACGAAGTAAAATTGAATGTGGTGAAACAACTTATGGGTGAAGATTTTGAATACTTCAAAACTCTTAATTTAATCAAGTCGGCTCCGGCCATCCAGACTCGGTTACCCTATGATGTGCAACCTTTATAA
- a CDS encoding DUF4922 domain-containing protein — MKPNFTISSAQANELLCKQFATWPFFATNYQTLDKVKEKCYSFDDFSIKVQFNPARTIMLRPEHNAGIPYANGCPLCVNNLPILQERLVFGRDYIVLCNPNPIFPNHFTIPSRVHSPQRILSRFGDMLELSIRLERFILYYSGPSCGTSIPGHAHFQAGTKGVLPFMNEVDTLLHKHGKSIITEPTATLFALSDTVKRNCFILKARTLTAARKLFGLIYQALPESDGEPEPMMNIISSYEDGTWTVVVFPRHPYFWGEENPAKVKLSINPGAVHAGGLIITKNEADFDKITPALLSEMYSQLFLSDDLFADVCRSIQHLSSK, encoded by the coding sequence ATGAAACCTAATTTTACGATAAGTTCCGCACAGGCAAATGAATTGCTATGCAAACAGTTTGCCACCTGGCCTTTTTTTGCCACCAACTATCAGACGTTGGATAAGGTAAAAGAGAAATGTTATTCTTTCGATGATTTTAGTATTAAAGTTCAGTTTAATCCGGCACGTACAATCATGCTGCGGCCGGAGCATAATGCAGGGATTCCCTATGCCAATGGATGCCCGCTTTGTGTAAACAACCTCCCTATCCTGCAAGAAAGATTGGTTTTTGGTCGTGATTACATCGTGCTGTGCAATCCAAATCCAATCTTCCCGAACCATTTCACCATACCATCAAGGGTACATTCGCCTCAGCGTATTCTTTCCAGATTTGGAGACATGCTAGAATTAAGTATCCGGCTGGAGCGGTTTATTTTATATTACAGCGGACCCTCGTGTGGCACCTCCATACCTGGTCATGCACATTTCCAGGCAGGCACCAAAGGAGTGCTTCCCTTTATGAATGAAGTGGACACATTACTCCACAAACACGGTAAAAGTATTATCACCGAACCTACCGCTACCTTGTTTGCCCTTTCAGATACGGTAAAAAGGAATTGTTTTATACTCAAGGCCCGAACATTAACCGCTGCCCGAAAGCTATTCGGACTTATCTACCAGGCATTACCCGAATCAGATGGGGAACCGGAACCTATGATGAATATCATCAGTAGTTACGAAGATGGAACGTGGACCGTTGTAGTATTTCCAAGACACCCCTACTTTTGGGGAGAGGAGAACCCAGCTAAAGTAAAGCTGTCTATTAATCCGGGAGCTGTTCACGCAGGGGGACTGATTATTACCAAAAACGAAGCGGATTTTGATAAAATAACGCCAGCTTTGCTTTCGGAGATGTACAGTCAGCTTTTCCTTTCGGACGACTTATTCGCGGATGTATGTCGCTCCATCCAACATCTTTCTAGTAAATAA
- a CDS encoding YkgJ family cysteine cluster protein — translation MDIDSLNERAKKVEKETKSFFKNIKKNRMRELDDMVHYLHEEVFEEIDCLECANCCRSLGPRITDKDIERIASATRMKQHEVVSTYLRIDEDNDYVFKTMPCPFLGADNYCSIYEDRPKACREYPHTDRKKFYQIHALTIKNAATCPAVFNLLERLKKEF, via the coding sequence ATGGATATTGACTCATTGAACGAGAGAGCCAAAAAAGTAGAAAAAGAAACAAAGTCTTTTTTTAAAAATATAAAGAAAAACAGAATGCGGGAACTGGACGACATGGTCCACTACCTTCACGAAGAGGTCTTTGAAGAGATCGATTGCCTGGAGTGCGCCAATTGTTGCCGTTCACTCGGACCACGTATTACGGACAAGGATATTGAAAGGATAGCGTCGGCCACCCGAATGAAGCAGCACGAAGTGGTATCTACATACTTAAGAATAGACGAAGACAACGATTACGTATTTAAAACCATGCCCTGTCCGTTTCTGGGTGCCGATAATTATTGCAGTATCTATGAAGATCGCCCCAAAGCCTGCAGGGAATATCCTCATACCGACCGTAAGAAATTCTATCAGATCCATGCGCTAACCATAAAAAATGCAGCAACTTGTCCGGCAGTATTCAATTTGCTGGAACGGCTAAAAAAGGAGTTTTGA
- a CDS encoding 2-isopropylmalate synthase — protein sequence MSDKLFIFDTTLRDGEQVPGCQLNTLEKIQVAKALEELGVDIIEAGFPVSSPGDFKSVVEISKAVTWPTICALTRAVEKDIEVAAQALKFAKRGRIHTGIGTSDYHIRYKFNSNQDDILERAKACVKYAKRFVEDVEFYAEDAGRTNNEYLARVVEAVIKAGATVVNIPDTTGYCMPDEYGAKIRYLMEHVDGIHNAIISTHCHNDLGMATANSIQGVMNGARQVEVTVNGIGERAGNTALEEIAMIFRSHKETGIVTNINSTKIYSTSRMVSSLMNMPVQPNKAIVGRNAFAHSSGIHQDGVLKNRESYEIIDPKDVGIDDNAIVLTARSGRAALKHRLNILGVDLDQEKLDKVYEEFLKLADRKKDINDDDVLMLAGKDRTAMHRIKLEYLQVTSGVGVQSVASICLNIAGEKFEAAASGNGPVDAAIQAVKSIIHRTMTIQEFLIQAINKGSDDVGKVHMQVEYDGNNYYGFSANTDIIAASVEAFIDAINKFVK from the coding sequence ATGTCAGACAAATTGTTTATTTTCGACACCACATTGAGAGATGGTGAACAGGTGCCTGGTTGTCAGTTAAACACCCTTGAAAAGATTCAGGTTGCCAAAGCATTGGAAGAATTAGGCGTCGATATAATCGAAGCCGGCTTTCCGGTGTCAAGTCCGGGTGACTTCAAAAGTGTAGTGGAGATTTCCAAGGCCGTAACCTGGCCAACCATTTGTGCACTCACCCGCGCTGTTGAGAAAGATATTGAAGTGGCTGCCCAAGCATTGAAGTTTGCCAAACGCGGACGTATCCATACGGGAATCGGTACATCTGATTATCATATACGTTACAAGTTTAATTCCAATCAGGATGATATACTTGAACGAGCCAAGGCCTGTGTGAAATATGCCAAAAGATTTGTCGAGGACGTAGAGTTTTATGCAGAAGATGCCGGACGTACCAACAACGAATACCTGGCAAGGGTCGTGGAAGCGGTTATTAAAGCTGGAGCAACCGTGGTTAATATTCCCGATACGACTGGTTACTGTATGCCCGACGAATATGGTGCAAAGATTCGTTACCTGATGGAACATGTGGATGGTATTCATAATGCAATAATATCCACTCACTGTCACAACGACCTGGGAATGGCAACAGCCAACTCAATTCAGGGAGTAATGAATGGTGCACGTCAGGTTGAAGTAACGGTAAATGGTATAGGTGAGCGTGCCGGAAATACAGCTTTGGAAGAAATTGCCATGATTTTCCGTAGCCATAAAGAGACGGGAATTGTTACTAATATAAACAGTACGAAAATTTATTCCACCAGCCGTATGGTTTCGAGCCTGATGAATATGCCGGTTCAGCCAAACAAAGCCATCGTAGGAAGGAATGCATTTGCGCACTCATCGGGGATTCACCAGGACGGAGTTCTTAAGAATCGGGAAAGTTACGAGATTATCGATCCTAAAGATGTGGGAATAGACGACAATGCCATTGTTCTTACAGCCCGTAGCGGACGTGCTGCATTAAAACACAGACTGAATATATTGGGCGTGGATCTTGATCAGGAGAAGCTGGACAAAGTGTACGAAGAGTTTCTTAAGCTGGCAGACCGGAAAAAGGATATCAACGACGACGACGTTTTGATGCTTGCCGGTAAAGACCGCACAGCTATGCACCGGATTAAACTGGAGTATCTGCAGGTTACATCGGGAGTAGGTGTACAATCGGTTGCCAGTATCTGTCTGAATATCGCAGGAGAGAAGTTTGAAGCGGCCGCATCCGGAAACGGACCGGTAGATGCAGCTATTCAAGCGGTTAAATCAATCATCCATCGTACCATGACGATTCAGGAGTTTCTTATCCAGGCTATCAATAAGGGAAGCGATGATGTAGGTAAGGTTCACATGCAGGTGGAATACGATGGAAATAATTATTATGGTTTTTCGGCTAACACGGATATCATTGCAGCGTCCGTTGAAGCCTTTATCGATGCAATTAATAAATTTGTAAAATAA
- the leuC gene encoding 3-isopropylmalate dehydratase large subunit has product MNTLFEKIWDKHVVDTLADGTIQLYIDRHFCHEVTSPQAFGGLRARGLKVFRPEQTLCMPDHNVPTLKQEFPIEDPISKNQVDTLASNAQEFGITYYGIGNNKNGIIHVVGPENGYTQPGMTIVCGDSHTSTHGAMGAIAFGIGTSEVEMTLATQCIFQRKPKTMRITVDGKRKPGVTAKDIALYIISQMTTGGATGYFVEYAGEAIRATSMEERLTICNLSIEMGARGGMVAPDETTFEYLKGREFAPKGEEWEKALAYWKTLKSDEDAVFDKEIVYHAEDIEPMVTYGTNPGMGMGISGTIPSLESVDEASRISYKKALDYMGFQPGEPIQGKSIDYVFLGSCTNGRIEDFRAFAHFVKGKKKADNVIAWLVPGSWNVARQIKEEGLDVILTEAGFSLRQPGCSACLAMNDDKVPAGKYAVSTSNRNFEGRQGPGARTILAGPLVAAAAAVTGKITDPRTL; this is encoded by the coding sequence ATGAATACTCTTTTTGAAAAAATATGGGATAAGCACGTGGTGGATACCTTGGCAGATGGCACCATCCAATTGTATATAGACAGACATTTCTGCCACGAAGTAACAAGTCCCCAAGCCTTTGGAGGTTTACGTGCCCGCGGATTAAAGGTGTTCCGTCCGGAACAGACCCTTTGTATGCCCGATCACAACGTACCTACCCTGAAGCAGGAATTCCCGATTGAAGATCCGATTTCAAAGAATCAGGTCGATACCCTGGCAAGCAATGCTCAGGAATTTGGTATCACCTATTACGGCATCGGAAACAATAAGAATGGAATTATCCACGTGGTTGGTCCGGAAAACGGATATACACAACCGGGTATGACTATTGTTTGTGGAGACTCACACACTTCTACGCATGGTGCCATGGGAGCTATTGCTTTCGGTATCGGTACCAGTGAGGTGGAAATGACTCTTGCTACTCAATGTATATTCCAGCGTAAGCCTAAGACAATGCGTATCACGGTAGACGGAAAGCGCAAACCGGGTGTAACAGCCAAGGATATTGCCTTGTATATTATTTCGCAGATGACAACCGGTGGTGCAACCGGCTATTTTGTAGAATATGCAGGCGAAGCGATCCGGGCTACTTCCATGGAAGAACGCCTTACCATCTGTAACCTGAGTATTGAAATGGGTGCCCGAGGTGGTATGGTTGCTCCGGACGAAACAACATTCGAATACCTGAAAGGACGTGAATTCGCTCCGAAGGGAGAAGAGTGGGAGAAGGCTTTGGCCTATTGGAAGACATTGAAGAGCGATGAGGATGCTGTTTTCGACAAAGAAATTGTTTATCATGCCGAAGATATCGAACCGATGGTTACCTATGGAACAAATCCGGGTATGGGTATGGGCATCAGCGGAACAATTCCTTCCTTGGAAAGCGTGGACGAGGCAAGCCGTATCTCCTACAAGAAAGCATTGGATTATATGGGATTCCAGCCGGGTGAACCTATTCAGGGTAAATCTATCGATTACGTATTCCTGGGTAGCTGTACCAACGGACGTATCGAAGACTTCCGTGCTTTTGCCCACTTTGTGAAGGGGAAGAAGAAGGCTGATAATGTAATTGCCTGGTTGGTTCCGGGTTCATGGAATGTAGCTCGTCAGATTAAAGAGGAGGGACTGGATGTAATTCTTACCGAGGCAGGCTTTTCTTTACGTCAGCCCGGTTGTTCGGCCTGTCTTGCCATGAACGACGATAAAGTACCTGCCGGCAAGTATGCTGTAAGTACAAGCAACCGTAACTTTGAAGGTCGTCAGGGTCCGGGTGCACGCACCATCTTAGCAGGCCCATTAGTAGCAGCCGCAGCCGCCGTAACCGGAAAAATAACAGATCCAAGAACATTATAA
- the leuD gene encoding 3-isopropylmalate dehydratase small subunit, giving the protein MEKFVTLTSTVVPLPIENVDTDQIIPARFLKATTREGFGDNLFRDWRYDKENNPVPSFVLNQDTYSGQILVAGKNFGSGSSREHAAWAISGYGFRVVVSSFFADIFKGNSLNNGLLPVVVSPEFLAEIFETVTSDPKTTLTVDLQNQKITNNATGKSENFEINAYKKDCLLNGLDDIDYLLSNKTKIEAYEAARK; this is encoded by the coding sequence ATGGAAAAATTTGTAACATTGACATCAACGGTAGTTCCTCTTCCAATTGAAAATGTGGATACCGATCAAATTATACCTGCCCGTTTCTTAAAAGCAACAACCCGCGAAGGATTTGGCGATAATTTGTTCCGCGACTGGAGGTACGACAAAGAGAACAATCCGGTTCCATCGTTCGTATTGAATCAGGATACCTATTCGGGTCAGATTCTTGTGGCCGGAAAGAACTTTGGTAGCGGATCGAGCCGCGAACACGCCGCATGGGCAATTTCCGGATATGGATTCCGTGTGGTGGTAAGCAGTTTCTTTGCCGACATCTTCAAGGGTAACTCCCTTAACAACGGATTGCTTCCGGTTGTGGTATCACCCGAATTTCTTGCGGAGATATTTGAAACAGTAACATCCGATCCGAAGACTACCTTAACTGTAGATCTTCAGAATCAGAAAATTACCAACAATGCGACCGGAAAAAGCGAAAACTTTGAAATCAATGCCTATAAGAAAGACTGCCTGTTGAATGGACTGGACGACATCGATTACCTGTTGTCCAACAAAACAAAAATCGAGGCTTATGAGGCTGCCAGGAAATAA
- a CDS encoding alpha-isopropylmalate synthase regulatory domain-containing protein, giving the protein MRLPGNKLIEIMDTTLRDGEQTSGVSFSAHEKVSIARQLLSDLGVNRIEIASARVSEGEYDAVKLTVRWAERAGYLSRLEVLGFVDGETSLNWIKSAGCKVMNLLCKGSFKHVTEQLRKTPEQHIADITEVVNKAQEMGIEVNVYLEDWSNGMLHSPEYVYQLMDGLKDLPIKRFMLPDTLGILNPRNTYFFCKEMLTRWPKLHFDFHAHNDYDLAVANVYSAIVAGVKGVHTTVNGLGERAGNPPLSSVLAVIHDQLKLKTSLNEKKINQVSKLVETYSGIHISTNKPIVGEHVFTQCAGIHADGDAKNNLYFNDLLPERFGRTREYALGKTSGRANIRKNLESLGIEMDEESMRKVTERIIELGDKKEAVTKEDLPYIITDVLRHDAIENKIKLLNYSLSLTQGLKPVASLKIEIEGKAYEETASGDGQYDAFVRALRKIYKSLSKPFPMLTNYSVSIPPGGRTDAFVQTVISWNHEGVDFKTRGLDADQTEAAIKATVKMLNKIA; this is encoded by the coding sequence ATGAGGCTGCCAGGAAATAAACTGATAGAGATAATGGATACAACCCTGAGGGATGGCGAACAGACCTCGGGCGTATCTTTCTCTGCACACGAGAAAGTCAGCATAGCCCGTCAGCTTCTGTCGGATCTGGGCGTAAACCGTATCGAAATCGCCTCGGCCAGGGTGTCTGAGGGCGAATACGACGCGGTAAAGCTTACCGTACGCTGGGCTGAGCGTGCAGGCTACCTTTCGCGTTTGGAAGTATTGGGTTTTGTAGACGGCGAGACATCGCTTAACTGGATAAAATCTGCCGGATGTAAGGTTATGAACCTGCTTTGCAAAGGCTCGTTCAAGCATGTAACCGAGCAGCTCCGTAAAACCCCCGAGCAACATATCGCAGATATTACGGAGGTGGTAAATAAGGCGCAGGAGATGGGGATTGAAGTTAATGTTTACCTCGAAGACTGGTCCAACGGTATGCTTCACTCGCCGGAATATGTCTATCAGTTGATGGACGGATTGAAAGACCTTCCTATCAAGCGTTTCATGCTGCCCGATACATTGGGTATTCTCAATCCACGCAACACCTACTTCTTCTGTAAGGAGATGCTCACCCGTTGGCCGAAACTCCATTTCGACTTTCATGCGCACAATGATTACGACCTGGCGGTGGCCAATGTATATTCAGCAATAGTAGCCGGAGTAAAAGGTGTGCATACAACCGTAAACGGATTGGGCGAGCGTGCCGGAAATCCCCCTTTAAGCAGTGTGTTGGCTGTAATACATGATCAGCTTAAATTAAAGACGAGTCTGAATGAAAAGAAGATCAATCAGGTAAGTAAGCTGGTAGAAACCTACTCGGGTATCCATATCTCAACCAATAAACCCATCGTAGGTGAACATGTGTTTACCCAATGTGCCGGAATTCATGCCGATGGAGATGCCAAGAACAACCTCTATTTCAACGACCTGTTACCCGAACGCTTCGGGCGAACAAGAGAGTATGCGCTGGGAAAAACCTCCGGCAGGGCCAACATCCGTAAAAACCTGGAATCGCTGGGTATTGAGATGGACGAAGAATCCATGCGCAAAGTGACCGAACGAATCATCGAACTGGGTGATAAGAAAGAGGCGGTTACAAAAGAGGATCTACCCTATATCATTACCGATGTGCTTCGTCACGATGCCATCGAGAATAAGATAAAGTTATTAAACTATTCACTATCTTTGACGCAAGGTCTGAAGCCGGTAGCTTCGCTCAAGATTGAAATTGAGGGCAAAGCGTATGAAGAAACGGCCTCGGGCGACGGACAGTACGATGCGTTTGTGAGGGCACTTCGCAAGATTTACAAATCCTTGTCGAAACCCTTCCCTATGCTTACAAACTATTCCGTCTCCATCCCTCCAGGCGGACGTACCGATGCTTTCGTTCAAACGGTAATCAGCTGGAATCACGAGGGTGTCGACTTTAAAACCCGTGGACTGGACGCCGACCAGACGGAGGCGGCCATCAAGGCTACGGTGAAAATGCTGAATAAGATTGCATAG
- a CDS encoding methylglyoxal synthase: MKKQLTIALVAHDNRKADMVEWAVHNADMLSIHKLVCTGTTGSLIRKAFQEKGIEADITCMNSGPLGGDAEIAAMVVRKEVNLAIFLIDDLNAQPHEADIQMLLRQCRVHNVPIACNRYSADLMITSTLWDNEDYVPTEPKYIYFKR, translated from the coding sequence ATGAAAAAACAATTGACGATTGCGCTTGTTGCGCATGATAACCGTAAAGCGGATATGGTTGAGTGGGCTGTTCACAATGCAGACATGCTATCCATTCATAAACTGGTATGTACTGGAACTACAGGTAGTCTGATCAGAAAAGCCTTTCAGGAAAAGGGTATTGAGGCAGATATCACCTGTATGAATTCGGGCCCGTTGGGCGGAGATGCCGAAATCGCAGCTATGGTGGTGCGTAAGGAGGTGAATCTGGCTATTTTCCTAATAGACGATTTGAATGCCCAGCCACACGAAGCAGACATTCAGATGTTATTACGTCAGTGTCGTGTACACAATGTGCCCATTGCCTGCAATAGGTACAGCGCCGACCTGATGATTACCAGCACGTTGTGGGACAACGAAGATTACGTTCCCACCGAGCCAAAGTATATCTATTTTAAACGATAA
- the leuB gene encoding 3-isopropylmalate dehydrogenase translates to MKLNIAVLAGDGIGPEIIAEALKSVQAVCTKFNHELTYKEALVGACAIDATGNPYPEETHSLCMQSDAVLFGAIGSPFYDNNPSAKVRPEQGLLAMRKKLGLFANIRPVTTFPSLLHKSPLRSELIEGADFMCIRELTGGMYFGRPQGRSEDGDTAYDTCVYTREEIDRIVRLAYGYAQKRRKKLTVVDKANVLATSRLWRQVSQEISAEFPDVETEYMFVDNAAMRLIQWPKSFDVMVTENMFGDILTDEASVITGSLGMLPSASVGIHTSVFEPIHGSYPQAAGKNIANPLATILSAALMFEYAFDLKEEGKLIREAVAASMDAGVVTEDISEKGKAYSTSAVGDWVASYIKNK, encoded by the coding sequence ATGAAATTGAATATTGCAGTATTGGCGGGAGATGGTATCGGTCCCGAAATCATTGCCGAGGCACTTAAGAGTGTTCAGGCAGTATGTACCAAATTTAATCACGAACTTACATACAAAGAGGCATTGGTGGGCGCTTGTGCAATCGATGCTACGGGTAATCCTTATCCGGAAGAGACTCACAGTCTTTGTATGCAAAGTGATGCGGTGCTTTTTGGTGCGATCGGATCTCCTTTTTACGACAATAATCCTTCTGCTAAAGTGCGTCCGGAGCAGGGCTTGCTTGCCATGCGTAAGAAATTGGGCCTTTTTGCCAACATCAGACCTGTAACTACATTTCCAAGTTTGTTGCACAAATCTCCCCTTCGTTCGGAATTGATTGAAGGTGCCGATTTTATGTGTATCCGCGAACTTACCGGAGGAATGTATTTTGGTCGCCCGCAAGGTCGCAGCGAAGACGGCGATACGGCATATGATACCTGTGTATATACGCGCGAAGAGATCGATCGGATTGTTCGTCTTGCGTATGGATATGCACAGAAACGCCGGAAAAAACTTACCGTAGTTGATAAAGCGAATGTATTGGCTACATCGCGTTTATGGCGTCAGGTATCTCAGGAAATTTCGGCAGAGTTTCCAGATGTGGAAACAGAATATATGTTTGTAGACAATGCTGCCATGCGACTGATTCAATGGCCAAAGAGCTTTGACGTGATGGTAACCGAGAATATGTTTGGAGACATCCTTACCGACGAGGCATCTGTAATTACCGGCTCATTGGGTATGCTGCCTTCGGCTTCGGTTGGTATTCATACATCAGTATTCGAACCGATCCATGGATCCTATCCTCAGGCTGCCGGAAAGAACATCGCTAATCCGCTCGCTACCATTTTGAGTGCCGCCTTGATGTTCGAGTACGCATTCGACCTGAAGGAAGAGGGTAAACTTATCCGCGAAGCTGTTGCCGCTTCAATGGATGCCGGAGTTGTAACCGAAGATATTTCTGAAAAAGGAAAAGCCTATTCTACTTCGGCCGTAGGAGACTGGGTGGCATCCTATATCAAGAATAAATAA
- a CDS encoding tetratricopeptide repeat protein produces the protein MRIIMLWICLFLGVTSIQAQGYEELISKSYDYLEKKDLPAAEESLKAAMRLEPANPNNFALLTNLGTIQRRQGKLEEAMISYSAALSGHPQNQGILESRASLYAEMGDTEMALNDYSTLLALAPTNEEALYNRGLIYLQQKNYLSAEQDFEKILEVNDKSVRGRVGYAILEKMRGNFDESERIYNYLISELPKDWSLYEGRADLYFMKGKNARAMSDINKVFAETTPTAALYVLRGKVKLALYEKPSAAIDFKKAQEMGYDPETIRELIKLCK, from the coding sequence ATGAGAATTATCATGTTATGGATTTGCCTGTTTTTGGGGGTTACCTCCATACAGGCTCAAGGATATGAGGAGCTTATAAGCAAGTCGTACGATTACCTGGAGAAGAAGGATCTGCCCGCGGCAGAAGAGAGTCTGAAAGCCGCCATGCGGCTTGAACCAGCCAATCCAAACAATTTTGCGTTGCTTACCAATCTGGGTACCATCCAACGCCGGCAAGGTAAGCTGGAAGAGGCTATGATTTCCTACAGTGCTGCATTAAGCGGTCACCCGCAAAACCAGGGTATCCTGGAAAGCAGGGCTTCCTTATATGCCGAGATGGGTGATACGGAAATGGCTCTGAATGATTATTCCACCCTGCTGGCTCTGGCTCCCACAAACGAAGAGGCTCTGTATAACAGAGGACTGATCTATCTGCAACAGAAAAATTACCTTTCGGCCGAGCAGGATTTTGAGAAGATTCTGGAGGTGAACGACAAGTCGGTTCGCGGAAGAGTGGGTTATGCCATTCTGGAAAAGATGAGAGGAAACTTTGACGAATCCGAACGGATCTACAATTACCTGATAAGCGAACTTCCTAAAGATTGGTCTTTGTATGAAGGGCGAGCCGACCTCTATTTCATGAAAGGGAAAAATGCGCGGGCCATGTCCGATATAAATAAGGTGTTTGCCGAAACTACTCCTACAGCCGCCCTCTATGTATTGAGAGGTAAAGTTAAACTGGCATTGTACGAAAAACCTTCGGCAGCAATCGATTTCAAAAAAGCCCAGGAGATGGGATACGATCCGGAAACAATCCGCGAGCTGATAAAGCTTTGCAAATAA